Proteins encoded together in one Pontiella desulfatans window:
- a CDS encoding RidA family protein yields MKHIINTENAPAPIGPYSQAVKSGHLLYTSGQIPIDPATGDMVEGGIREQSIQVLENLKAVLEAAGATLDDAIKTTVFLADMGDFPELNTIYAEYFGEDNAPARSTIQVAALPKGALVEIELVAKV; encoded by the coding sequence ATGAAACACATCATCAATACCGAAAACGCCCCCGCTCCAATCGGGCCCTATAGCCAGGCCGTAAAGAGCGGGCACCTGCTCTACACCTCCGGGCAGATTCCGATCGATCCCGCAACGGGCGACATGGTCGAGGGCGGAATCCGCGAGCAAAGCATCCAGGTGCTGGAAAACCTTAAGGCCGTGCTCGAGGCGGCCGGTGCCACACTCGACGATGCCATCAAAACCACGGTCTTCCTGGCCGACATGGGCGACTTCCCCGAGCTCAACACCATCTATGCCGAATACTTTGGCGAGGATAACGCACCGGCGCGCTCAACCATCCAGGTGGCCGCACTTCCAAAAGGGGCGTTGGTGGAAATCGAGCTGGTGGCCAAGGTTTGA
- a CDS encoding FAD:protein FMN transferase, with protein sequence MPRKKIIQIILGLVLVLVLGIGGYLRSQVIVNPAHWGETMGTGYSIKITGKVKQSKLQELTRSIDDRLAEINRQMSTWDPESEISRFNHSDSLEPFECSDGFVEVVRRALELSESTGGAFDPTLQPLLNLWGFGSEADGQRVPTDAEIAAIRETIGWRMLTVEGRALRKAEPGLSLALGAIAKGYGVDALAKILKDAGFENWFVEIGGEVLVRGLNPDGVPWKIGIQFPTTNPMDQSLQGIVHLTEGAIATSGDYRNYVRENDEIYSHILDPRSGRAVRSDTASVSVMAANCMDADGIATALFVLGADEGIAWVEGETGVEAMFLLRDDDGQIIERFSSGFQKATRYNPAL encoded by the coding sequence ATGCCACGGAAGAAGATCATTCAAATCATACTCGGGTTGGTGCTTGTCCTTGTGCTGGGGATTGGTGGCTACCTGCGTTCGCAGGTGATCGTCAACCCGGCCCATTGGGGCGAGACCATGGGCACGGGCTACAGCATTAAAATCACTGGAAAGGTGAAGCAGTCCAAGCTGCAGGAACTGACCCGGAGCATCGACGACCGCTTGGCCGAGATCAACCGGCAGATGTCGACCTGGGATCCGGAAAGCGAGATTTCGCGTTTCAACCATTCGGACTCGCTGGAACCGTTTGAATGTTCGGATGGGTTTGTTGAGGTGGTGCGTCGCGCGCTGGAGTTATCCGAATCAACCGGCGGAGCGTTCGACCCCACCCTCCAGCCGCTGCTGAACCTGTGGGGCTTCGGCAGCGAGGCGGACGGGCAACGCGTTCCGACCGATGCCGAAATTGCGGCCATCCGGGAAACCATCGGCTGGCGAATGCTGACGGTCGAAGGGCGTGCGTTGCGAAAAGCGGAACCCGGGCTGTCGCTGGCGCTTGGCGCCATCGCCAAGGGCTATGGCGTTGATGCCCTGGCCAAAATCCTCAAAGACGCAGGGTTTGAAAACTGGTTTGTCGAGATTGGCGGCGAGGTCTTGGTCCGGGGCCTGAACCCCGATGGCGTCCCCTGGAAAATCGGCATCCAGTTCCCGACCACGAATCCCATGGACCAAAGCCTGCAGGGCATTGTTCACTTGACCGAAGGCGCAATTGCAACCTCGGGCGACTACCGCAACTATGTCAGGGAAAACGACGAAATCTATTCCCACATTCTCGACCCGCGCTCGGGCCGCGCGGTTCGTTCGGACACCGCAAGCGTCAGCGTTATGGCGGCCAATTGCATGGATGCCGATGGAATTGCAACGGCGCTTTTCGTACTGGGAGCCGACGAGGGGATCGCCTGGGTGGAGGGGGAAACCGGAGTCGAGGCCATGTTTCTGCTGCGCGACGACGACGGCCAAATAATCGAAAGATTTAGTTCGGGATTCCAGAAGGCCACTCGCTATAATCCCGCGCTTTAA
- the murB gene encoding UDP-N-acetylmuramate dehydrogenase translates to MIIESIIHQLPSEVRLLENARLGDYTTFRLGGTCPALVECPSPECLASAAGLLAAEIIPFIVIGQGSNLLVSDEGLDSVVLRYCSETNPSVEFMGCRVRVSGNTLLDDLARLAIGRGLGDISYCSGIPGTIGGAIAGNAGAFGQQIGDVVESVRLMEPTGEVREVEAEKLQFEYRSSMLKQTGAIILDAVLKLKPADLETMQNERERIMELRRSKHPDWKSMPCAGSVFRNVEPTSAAERRQAAGWFLEEAGAKDFRVGGAHLFEKHANIIIADPEATASDVFNLTEKMIAAVREKFGFELVREIKLLGRF, encoded by the coding sequence ATGATCATAGAATCCATTATCCACCAACTCCCATCCGAAGTCCGCCTCTTGGAAAACGCCCGCCTGGGCGACTACACCACCTTCCGGTTGGGGGGAACCTGCCCGGCCCTGGTTGAATGCCCGTCCCCGGAATGCCTCGCATCGGCCGCCGGGTTGCTGGCCGCAGAAATCATCCCTTTCATCGTAATCGGGCAGGGTTCGAACCTGCTGGTCTCCGACGAAGGACTCGATTCGGTGGTGCTACGCTATTGTTCCGAAACGAATCCATCCGTGGAATTCATGGGATGCCGCGTCCGCGTTTCCGGCAACACCTTGCTCGACGACCTTGCCCGTTTGGCCATCGGGCGTGGGCTGGGCGACATCTCCTACTGCAGCGGTATTCCCGGAACGATCGGCGGTGCCATTGCCGGCAATGCCGGGGCGTTTGGGCAGCAGATCGGCGATGTGGTGGAGTCGGTGCGCCTAATGGAGCCAACGGGCGAAGTGCGGGAGGTGGAGGCCGAAAAACTCCAATTCGAATATCGCTCCTCCATGCTGAAGCAGACCGGCGCCATAATCCTCGATGCCGTACTGAAACTCAAACCGGCCGACCTCGAAACGATGCAAAACGAACGCGAACGCATCATGGAGCTACGGCGTTCGAAACACCCCGACTGGAAATCCATGCCATGCGCAGGAAGCGTCTTCCGCAATGTGGAACCCACCTCCGCCGCCGAACGTCGCCAGGCGGCCGGTTGGTTCCTGGAAGAGGCCGGCGCCAAGGATTTCCGGGTTGGCGGAGCACACCTGTTCGAAAAACACGCCAACATCATCATCGCCGATCCCGAGGCAACCGCCTCCGATGTCTTCAACCTCACCGAAAAAATGATCGCCGCCGTCCGCGAAAAATTCGGATTTGAACTCGTCCGGGAAATAAAGCTCCTCGGTCGGTTTTAG
- a CDS encoding 3'-5' exonuclease, with amino-acid sequence MKKLISILCILVSLAAGGQVGTTSFVAFDVETTGFSPASERIVEIGAVKYLDGQIIQSTHWLINPGMPIKNSHVHGITDEMVAGCPGFSETYREFQDFVGNGVLIAHNASFDVRFMTAEIKRNQLVPLPNPTLNSLTLFRRWFPDAPSHKLGELAKHLGIPVSVAHRAEDDSATLLHILKRGIEARPSVTLEQIKTTANGTYHFDGSRKK; translated from the coding sequence ATGAAAAAGTTAATATCCATCCTCTGCATTTTGGTTTCCCTCGCCGCGGGGGGGCAGGTCGGCACAACAAGCTTTGTTGCCTTCGATGTCGAAACCACCGGGTTCAGCCCGGCCTCGGAACGCATCGTGGAAATCGGCGCGGTTAAATATTTGGACGGCCAAATCATCCAGTCCACGCACTGGCTGATCAATCCCGGCATGCCCATCAAGAATTCCCATGTGCATGGCATTACCGATGAAATGGTTGCCGGTTGTCCGGGCTTTTCCGAGACCTATCGAGAATTCCAGGATTTCGTGGGGAACGGGGTCTTGATTGCGCACAACGCCTCGTTCGATGTCCGCTTCATGACCGCCGAGATCAAGCGCAACCAGCTGGTGCCCCTGCCCAACCCCACCCTCAACTCGCTCACGTTGTTTCGCCGTTGGTTTCCCGATGCCCCGTCGCACAAGCTTGGGGAACTGGCCAAGCATCTGGGCATTCCGGTCTCGGTCGCGCATCGGGCGGAGGACGATTCCGCCACGCTGCTGCATATCCTGAAGCGCGGCATCGAGGCCCGGCCCTCGGTTACCCTGGAGCAAATCAAAACCACGGCCAATGGCACCTACCATTTTGATGGGAGCAGAAAAAAATGA
- a CDS encoding esterase/lipase family protein, translated as MKHSYLGLAALMLLLNGCTLLKLKQDLNMLEQQRTIGGTVVCDHPVTDSVVVVLWALDESGTSGYWLSRCGMEFSFMRDSGRYYLMAYADANEDGRYQETEYAGIFGNGKAIDLSADSTTDGLELRLLPPGQAKIPSHVKQTPREEVDAKFALRNSQLGELTTMDNPLFTDANGSLGLWTPVRFIEQFGIKVYFLEPYAPEKIPVLFIHGSSGHPGIWKPVVENLDPEKYQPWLAFYPSGMRLDTLGKGYAGFIDELRLKHGFGQIHVVGHSMGGLVARSMVQHYARLSNRARIPMFVTFATPWEGHSGARAGVRYAPDVVPCWYDMVPGSAFLRNLEEQPLPAETGHHLFFAYRGKATLAMKHVNNDGVVTLRSQLSSRIQAGATRVVGIDADHVEILSAPESLKTMDRLFD; from the coding sequence ATGAAGCATTCCTATCTTGGGTTGGCCGCACTCATGCTGTTGCTCAACGGGTGCACACTACTAAAGCTCAAGCAGGATTTGAATATGCTGGAGCAGCAGCGGACGATTGGCGGCACGGTGGTCTGCGATCATCCGGTCACCGATAGCGTCGTTGTTGTCTTGTGGGCACTGGACGAGTCCGGAACGAGTGGCTATTGGCTTTCCAGGTGCGGCATGGAGTTTTCATTCATGCGCGACTCCGGTCGCTACTACCTGATGGCCTACGCCGACGCCAACGAAGACGGCCGCTATCAGGAAACGGAATATGCCGGGATATTCGGGAACGGAAAAGCGATCGACCTTTCTGCCGACTCAACCACCGATGGGCTTGAACTCCGCCTGCTGCCGCCCGGCCAGGCCAAGATTCCGTCCCATGTGAAGCAGACTCCCCGGGAGGAGGTCGATGCCAAGTTTGCCCTGCGCAACAGCCAACTCGGCGAATTGACGACCATGGATAATCCTTTGTTTACCGATGCCAATGGTTCGCTCGGCCTTTGGACGCCGGTGCGGTTCATTGAACAGTTCGGCATTAAGGTCTATTTCCTGGAACCCTACGCTCCGGAAAAGATTCCGGTCTTGTTCATCCATGGTTCCAGCGGGCACCCCGGAATCTGGAAACCCGTGGTTGAAAACCTGGATCCGGAAAAATACCAGCCGTGGCTCGCCTTCTATCCCTCCGGCATGCGACTCGACACACTGGGTAAGGGCTATGCCGGATTTATCGACGAGCTCCGGCTGAAGCATGGGTTTGGGCAAATCCATGTGGTGGGCCACAGCATGGGCGGCCTGGTGGCGCGCTCCATGGTCCAGCACTACGCGCGGCTGAGCAACCGTGCACGGATCCCGATGTTCGTTACATTCGCCACGCCCTGGGAAGGCCATTCCGGGGCCAGGGCCGGCGTGCGCTATGCCCCCGACGTTGTTCCTTGCTGGTACGACATGGTGCCCGGAAGCGCGTTCCTGCGGAATTTGGAGGAACAGCCCTTGCCGGCGGAAACCGGGCATCATCTCTTCTTCGCCTACCGCGGCAAGGCTACCCTCGCCATGAAGCACGTCAACAACGATGGCGTCGTGACCCTTCGTTCCCAGCTCAGCTCCCGAATACAGGCTGGGGCAACCCGCGTGGTGGGCATCGATGCCGACCACGTTGAAATCCTGTCGGCACCGGAATCGCTGAAGACCATGGACCGGCTCTTCGATTAG
- a CDS encoding glycogen/starch/alpha-glucan phosphorylase, producing the protein MAHFKDNITADSLAERALFHLKYSRGKDLRSATTFDKMMCFSHVVRDMAVDGFIATQRQYLDTDVRRVNYLSMEYLIGKMLANNVVALGIVNESREALKQLDITVEEILELDVEAGLGNGGLGRLAACYLDSLATMELPAYGYGIRYEHGIFRQEFENGWQKERPDEWLALGYPWELVRPEYTLPVCVYGRVKKNFQPGKGASDVWEDFQVFEAVPFDVPIIGYGVNTVNMLRLWKSQPAEGFRLDVFNQGDYVRAVEEKNWAENVSKVLYPSDYTYAGKELRLIQEYFLASCSVRDIIRRYRKTHSDFTKFAEKNVVQLNDTHPTLAIVELMRVLHDEERIPWDKAWEITTSTFCYTNHTLLAEALEKWTVDLLQRVLPRHMQIIFEINHRFLQKVEINHPGEGELMRKVSLIEEGAHKQVRMANLCVIGSSKVNGVSALHSELLKTETMPEFDKVYPGKFTNVTNGITHRRWLIKANPELSELISDQIGEEWMKDLSKLEGFQDAASKRTVQKRFMEIKRAKKVELCETIKELTGYLVSPDSVFDVQIKRLHMYKRQLLKAMHIIHLYNTIKKNPKATVQSKTFIFAAKAAPAYLIAKSVIKLINTMAEVINNDVDVAGRLKVVFLPDYNVSLAEKIIPAADISEQISTAGLEASGTGNMKLSLNGALTVGTWDGANIEIAQHVGEDNIFIFGNRTEDLAVLRRKGYNPWSYVDKSEDLQAVLEAIRDNIFDRTQPDLFKDLYNEVTEHGDFYFYLADYEEYIKCNEEVDKLYAKPSKWAEKAILNVARMGWFSSDRSIQDYCNDIWYLERTPVDMTADIL; encoded by the coding sequence ATGGCACATTTTAAAGATAACATCACCGCTGACTCCCTGGCCGAACGCGCCTTGTTCCATCTCAAATATAGCCGAGGCAAGGATCTTCGCTCCGCCACCACATTCGATAAAATGATGTGTTTCTCCCATGTCGTGCGCGACATGGCCGTGGATGGCTTCATTGCCACCCAGCGCCAATACCTCGATACCGACGTGCGCCGCGTCAACTATCTCTCCATGGAATACCTGATTGGCAAAATGCTGGCCAACAACGTCGTGGCCCTTGGCATTGTCAACGAATCCCGGGAAGCGCTCAAGCAGCTGGACATCACCGTCGAGGAAATCCTTGAACTCGACGTGGAGGCCGGATTGGGCAACGGCGGCCTTGGCCGTCTCGCCGCCTGCTACCTCGACTCCCTGGCCACCATGGAATTGCCGGCCTATGGCTACGGCATCCGCTATGAGCACGGCATCTTCCGCCAGGAGTTCGAAAACGGCTGGCAGAAGGAACGTCCCGACGAATGGCTCGCACTGGGATATCCCTGGGAACTCGTTCGCCCGGAATACACCTTGCCGGTCTGCGTCTATGGCCGCGTGAAGAAAAACTTCCAGCCCGGCAAAGGGGCTTCCGATGTCTGGGAAGACTTCCAGGTGTTCGAAGCCGTTCCGTTCGATGTTCCGATCATTGGCTATGGCGTGAATACCGTCAACATGTTGCGCCTCTGGAAATCGCAGCCCGCCGAAGGGTTCCGGCTGGACGTCTTCAACCAGGGCGACTATGTCCGCGCCGTTGAGGAAAAGAACTGGGCCGAAAACGTTTCCAAGGTGCTGTACCCGTCCGACTACACCTATGCCGGCAAGGAGCTCCGCCTGATCCAGGAATATTTCCTGGCCTCCTGCTCGGTGCGCGACATCATCCGCCGCTACCGCAAGACCCACAGCGATTTCACCAAATTTGCGGAAAAGAACGTAGTCCAGTTGAACGACACCCACCCCACCCTCGCGATCGTCGAACTCATGCGCGTGCTGCACGACGAAGAGCGCATCCCGTGGGACAAGGCCTGGGAAATCACCACCAGCACCTTCTGCTACACCAACCACACCCTGCTGGCCGAGGCCCTTGAAAAATGGACGGTCGATTTGCTCCAGCGCGTTCTACCGCGCCACATGCAGATCATCTTCGAGATCAACCACCGCTTCCTGCAAAAGGTCGAGATCAACCATCCGGGCGAAGGCGAGCTGATGCGCAAGGTATCGCTCATCGAGGAAGGCGCGCACAAGCAGGTGCGCATGGCCAACCTCTGCGTCATTGGCAGCAGCAAGGTCAACGGGGTTTCCGCGCTCCACTCCGAACTGCTGAAAACCGAAACCATGCCGGAATTCGACAAGGTCTACCCCGGCAAATTCACCAATGTGACCAACGGCATCACCCATCGCCGCTGGCTGATCAAGGCCAACCCCGAACTCTCCGAACTCATCTCCGACCAGATCGGCGAGGAGTGGATGAAGGATCTCTCCAAGCTCGAAGGTTTCCAGGATGCCGCCTCCAAGCGCACGGTCCAGAAACGCTTCATGGAAATCAAGCGGGCGAAAAAGGTTGAGCTATGCGAGACCATCAAGGAACTCACCGGCTACCTCGTTAGCCCGGATTCGGTGTTCGATGTCCAGATCAAGCGTTTGCACATGTACAAGCGACAGTTGCTGAAGGCGATGCATATCATCCACCTCTACAACACCATCAAGAAGAACCCGAAGGCCACGGTCCAGTCGAAGACCTTCATCTTCGCGGCCAAGGCGGCTCCGGCCTATTTGATTGCCAAGTCGGTCATCAAGCTGATCAACACCATGGCCGAAGTCATCAACAACGATGTCGATGTGGCCGGACGCCTGAAAGTGGTCTTCCTGCCCGACTACAATGTGTCCCTGGCGGAAAAGATCATTCCCGCGGCCGACATCTCCGAGCAGATTTCCACGGCGGGCCTCGAAGCCTCCGGCACCGGCAACATGAAACTCTCGCTGAACGGAGCGCTAACGGTTGGCACCTGGGATGGCGCCAACATCGAGATTGCCCAGCATGTGGGTGAAGACAACATCTTCATCTTCGGCAACCGCACCGAGGATCTCGCCGTGCTGCGCCGCAAGGGATACAACCCTTGGTCGTACGTCGATAAATCCGAAGACCTGCAGGCGGTGCTTGAAGCCATTCGCGACAACATCTTCGATCGCACCCAGCCCGACCTGTTCAAGGATCTCTACAACGAGGTCACCGAGCATGGCGATTTTTACTTCTACCTCGCCGACTACGAGGAATACATCAAGTGCAACGAAGAGGTGGACAAGCTATACGCCAAACCGTCCAAATGGGCCGAAAAAGCCATCCTCAACGTAGCTCGCATGGGCTGGTTCTCTTCCGACCGGTCCATCCAGGACTACTGCAACGACATTTGGTATCTCGAGCGCACCCCGGTCGACATGACGGCGGATATCCTTTAG
- a CDS encoding LysM peptidoglycan-binding domain-containing protein — protein sequence MMQKSFLPLLAAVVVLAGCEKDNQSIEAREERDPSVSAGQTYMDEGDYEKAITEFKKALDNEPRMARPHLELATIYQNYQLNPIHAIYHYDRYLELRPDSEKTAFINEQKQKVFNKFAESLINSVPQVKQVMQERNQLIQQNTELKRQLATALNTQKATSAPAPGTKQTATQTIPKTAKPVAQATAPSPATSASGKHQIYHVVAGDTLSKIANKFYQDSGKWDVIFEANRDTMRTAGDLKVGQTIVIPAIGN from the coding sequence ATGATGCAAAAGAGTTTTCTGCCGTTGTTGGCCGCCGTCGTGGTGTTGGCCGGATGTGAAAAAGACAACCAGTCGATCGAGGCCCGCGAAGAGCGCGACCCGAGCGTCAGCGCCGGCCAAACCTATATGGATGAGGGCGACTACGAAAAGGCGATTACCGAGTTCAAGAAAGCCCTGGACAACGAACCTCGCATGGCGCGCCCGCACCTCGAACTGGCGACCATCTATCAGAACTACCAACTCAACCCCATTCACGCCATCTACCATTACGACCGCTATCTCGAGCTCCGGCCGGATTCCGAAAAGACCGCGTTCATTAACGAGCAGAAGCAGAAGGTCTTCAACAAGTTCGCGGAATCCCTGATCAACAGCGTGCCACAGGTTAAGCAGGTGATGCAGGAACGCAATCAGCTGATCCAGCAAAACACCGAACTCAAGCGGCAACTGGCCACGGCCTTGAATACCCAGAAAGCAACGTCCGCCCCGGCTCCGGGAACCAAGCAGACCGCCACGCAGACCATTCCGAAAACCGCAAAGCCGGTTGCACAAGCCACTGCCCCTTCCCCGGCGACCTCCGCCTCGGGCAAGCACCAGATCTATCATGTGGTCGCCGGCGACACCCTGTCGAAGATCGCCAACAAGTTCTACCAGGACTCCGGCAAGTGGGACGTCATCTTCGAAGCCAATCGCGACACCATGCGTACGGCCGGCGATCTCAAGGTGGGCCAAACCATCGTCATTCCCGCCATCGGGAACTAA
- a CDS encoding helix-turn-helix transcriptional regulator, which translates to MHHTISQKVSEIFDLYTELHDIRISLFGPDGKLIYPDSVGRPNCPHCIMLRETLGLDSKCRDLDHEMMQAALGKGEMVTYTCHAGMTEAVVPLFVDEELVGFVMPGQFRSQAKAPPISPYASKWRDEHGDDALQAEYEKTPVYREEKIETLLSMFQLLMEFIISNQLIHHKDYDLIQPVIEHIQDAPNQELTLELASKMVGRSPSTVSRLFKKVTGRSFKQYQVTYRLDLAAARLKAKPNHPVAEIALAVGYDDPLYFSRVFRKQFNCSPSEYRNQ; encoded by the coding sequence ATGCACCACACCATAAGCCAAAAGGTATCGGAGATATTCGATCTCTATACCGAGCTGCACGACATCCGGATTTCCCTCTTTGGGCCCGATGGAAAATTGATCTACCCCGACTCGGTCGGCCGCCCCAATTGCCCGCACTGCATCATGTTGCGGGAAACGCTGGGCCTTGATTCGAAATGTCGCGACCTCGACCACGAAATGATGCAGGCGGCGCTGGGGAAGGGGGAAATGGTAACCTACACCTGCCACGCCGGCATGACGGAGGCGGTGGTTCCTTTGTTTGTTGACGAGGAGTTGGTTGGGTTTGTCATGCCCGGCCAATTCCGTAGCCAGGCCAAGGCACCGCCCATCTCGCCCTATGCCTCGAAATGGCGGGACGAACATGGCGATGACGCGCTGCAGGCCGAATATGAAAAGACGCCGGTTTATCGCGAGGAAAAGATCGAAACCCTCCTCTCCATGTTTCAACTGCTCATGGAATTCATTATCAGCAACCAACTGATCCACCACAAGGATTACGACCTGATCCAACCGGTCATCGAGCACATCCAGGACGCGCCGAATCAGGAATTAACGCTGGAACTGGCCTCCAAAATGGTGGGGCGCAGTCCATCGACCGTTTCGCGGTTGTTCAAGAAGGTGACGGGGCGCAGCTTCAAGCAATACCAGGTGACCTATCGGCTGGATCTCGCCGCCGCCCGGCTCAAGGCCAAGCCCAACCATCCCGTGGCAGAGATCGCGCTCGCGGTCGGCTACGACGATCCACTCTATTTTTCCCGGGTCTTCCGCAAGCAATTCAACTGTTCGCCATCGGAATATCGAAACCAATGA
- a CDS encoding TrmH family RNA methyltransferase, with product MIREITSSTNPLVKELRALASSKKARQESGTFIIEGWRGIKTLLEHESRGYTLEQLVVSSGWDSTAQLPEAIETIQLPEHLFEKVSDVRNAQGILGVVRHTPYPFEFFPDTGNYLLLDNLRDPGNLGTLIRSAVGAGFDGILLYGDCVEPFNPKVIRSTMGTFAFSNLWHIGDKEVSELLEHGYDLCVTTGLGGNSLYETAFGRKNVLVIGSEAHGVSGNLMQRATRKITIPLAKECESLNAAIAGSVCMFHLRNA from the coding sequence ATGATCCGCGAAATCACATCTTCCACCAATCCATTGGTTAAGGAGCTACGTGCGTTGGCCTCGTCGAAAAAGGCGCGGCAGGAGAGCGGCACCTTCATCATTGAGGGATGGCGCGGCATCAAAACCCTGCTGGAGCACGAGAGCCGGGGCTATACCCTGGAGCAGCTCGTGGTTTCTTCCGGCTGGGATTCGACAGCGCAACTTCCAGAAGCCATCGAAACGATTCAATTGCCGGAGCATCTGTTCGAAAAGGTATCGGACGTCCGCAACGCGCAGGGCATTCTTGGTGTTGTCCGCCACACCCCCTATCCGTTCGAGTTTTTCCCGGACACCGGGAACTATCTGCTGCTCGACAACCTGCGGGATCCCGGCAACCTTGGAACCCTCATCCGTTCCGCCGTCGGTGCAGGGTTCGACGGCATCCTGCTTTACGGCGACTGCGTCGAGCCATTCAACCCCAAGGTGATCCGCTCCACGATGGGCACGTTTGCCTTTTCAAACCTGTGGCACATTGGCGATAAAGAGGTTTCCGAGTTGCTGGAGCATGGCTACGACCTGTGCGTGACGACCGGTCTGGGCGGCAACAGCCTTTACGAAACGGCGTTCGGCAGAAAAAACGTATTGGTCATCGGTTCCGAAGCCCACGGTGTATCCGGCAACCTGATGCAGCGAGCCACCCGAAAAATCACGATCCCCCTGGCCAAGGAGTGCGAATCACTCAACGCCGCCATTGCGGGCAGCGTTTGCATGTTTCACCTGCGGAACGCCTAA
- the galK gene encoding galactokinase: MYDEKVTAEAIAKHTETYGTEPTTVSYAPGRIEVLGNHTDYNEGTTFSCAINMGHCFCISKSDKPGIRLTAADIMVTTEFDPSTPEPLEKKVQWANYVKGVIHYLRGFGVEVDGIDCTFLGSIPMGAGLSSSAALEVATAYAVLSYAGKEIDKIDIAKIGQRAEHEFAGCSCGLLDQFSSIYGIHHGLIHSDFRTLETFPVKLPDDVVFLMINPHVKHALAESPYNARRMSCEKAATELNQLVDYDVKALRDIKFEDFEANKGKIDAEAAQRATHVVGEIHRVEEGVKLLEEGKLEAFGQFLFDSHETSMTAFENSCDELDIVVAAAREAGALGARLSGGGWGGSAVALVHQADADAICEKIIEISKTKGLEPTAEIIIPSAGAMVVK, encoded by the coding sequence ATGTACGATGAGAAAGTAACAGCAGAAGCCATCGCCAAGCACACCGAAACCTATGGCACCGAGCCAACCACCGTTTCCTATGCCCCAGGCCGAATCGAAGTGCTGGGCAACCACACCGACTATAACGAAGGCACCACCTTTTCCTGTGCCATCAACATGGGCCACTGCTTCTGCATCTCCAAGTCGGATAAACCGGGCATCCGCCTGACCGCCGCCGACATCATGGTAACCACGGAGTTCGATCCCTCCACCCCCGAACCGCTGGAGAAAAAAGTCCAGTGGGCCAACTATGTGAAGGGCGTCATCCACTATCTCCGCGGATTCGGGGTCGAGGTGGACGGCATCGACTGCACGTTCCTGGGTTCCATCCCGATGGGCGCCGGCCTTTCGAGCTCCGCCGCGCTTGAAGTCGCCACCGCCTATGCGGTCCTGAGCTACGCCGGAAAGGAAATCGACAAGATCGACATCGCCAAGATCGGCCAGCGCGCCGAACACGAATTCGCCGGTTGTAGCTGCGGCCTGCTGGACCAGTTTTCCAGCATCTACGGCATCCACCACGGCCTCATCCACTCCGACTTCCGGACGCTTGAAACCTTCCCGGTCAAGCTGCCCGACGATGTCGTGTTCCTGATGATCAACCCGCATGTGAAACATGCCCTGGCGGAATCGCCCTACAACGCCCGCCGAATGAGCTGCGAAAAAGCCGCCACCGAACTGAACCAGCTGGTCGACTACGACGTGAAGGCCCTGCGCGACATCAAGTTCGAGGATTTCGAAGCCAACAAGGGCAAGATCGATGCGGAAGCCGCCCAACGCGCCACGCACGTGGTGGGCGAAATCCATCGCGTTGAGGAAGGCGTTAAACTGCTGGAAGAAGGCAAGCTCGAAGCCTTCGGCCAGTTCCTCTTCGATTCGCACGAAACATCCATGACCGCGTTTGAAAACTCGTGCGATGAACTGGATATTGTCGTGGCCGCCGCCCGCGAAGCCGGCGCACTCGGCGCCCGCCTCTCCGGCGGAGGCTGGGGCGGAAGCGCCGTTGCCCTGGTGCATCAGGCCGATGCCGATGCCATCTGCGAAAAGATCATCGAAATCAGCAAGACGAAGGGTCTTGAACCGACTGCGGAAATCATTATTCCTTCCGCCGGTGCAATGGTTGTTAAATAA